From Kogia breviceps isolate mKogBre1 chromosome 2, mKogBre1 haplotype 1, whole genome shotgun sequence, one genomic window encodes:
- the MSS51 gene encoding LOW QUALITY PROTEIN: putative protein MSS51 homolog, mitochondrial (The sequence of the model RefSeq protein was modified relative to this genomic sequence to represent the inferred CDS: substituted 1 base at 1 genomic stop codon), protein MSITVVQSARGDFVLPSGPWSWLTEVVQGWDTWFSMXRLQLEAALDAVLGSQAMTTLWASVGWPRPDPDVLQGSLKRLLIDALSRPLTVGFGLRALGINVGKIWGSTVHVVGASHAETFLTHPGDCDDLGYMFPGHLGLHVIMVGVDVAAGFSQSSSPSLLEPGTVQLSGHRGLYHDFWEEQAESGQIAHPDLVVAFHPGKSHLFGGIQGLSSGSFPSWLLYLWNPIHLVRLSIIK, encoded by the exons ATGTCTATTACTGTGGTCCAGAGTGCCAGAG gtGATTTTGTCCTTCCCTCAGGACCTTGGTCTTGGCTGACTGAAGTCGTACAGGGCTGGGACACCTGGTTTTCTATGTGACGTTTACAGCTAGAGGCTGCTCTGGATGCTGTGCTTGGTAGTCAGGCCATGACCACCCTGTGGGCCAGTGTAGGATGGCCAAGGCCAGATCCAGATGTCCTGCAGGGCTCTTTGAAGCGGTTGCTGATAGATGCCCTGTCACGGCCCTTGACAGTGGGCTTTGGGCTTCGGGCCTTGGGGATAAATGTTGGGAAGATCTGGGGAAGCACAGTGCACGTGGTTGGTGCTTCTCATGCAGAGACATTCCTCACTCACCCTGGCGACTGTGATGATCTTGGCTACATGTTTCCTGGGCACCTTGGCCTCCATGTAATCATGGTGGGTGTAGATGTAGCTGCTGGCTTTTCACAGAGTTCTTCACCTTCACTCCTGGAACCTGGCACAGTTCAGCTTAGTGGCCATAGGGGCCTCTATCATGACTTCTGGGAGGAGCAGGCAGAGTCTGGGCAGATAGCCCATCCAGATTTGGTGGTGGCATTCCATCCAGGGAAGAGTCATTTGTTTGGGGGAATACAGGGTCTGTCCTCTGGGAGTTTTCCATCCTGGCTCTTGTACCTTTGGAACCCCATTCATTTGGTCAGGTTAAGCATAATAAAATGA